One genomic region from Conexibacter woesei DSM 14684 encodes:
- a CDS encoding MOSC domain-containing protein, translating into MSGGARVLAVHAGAVADLPYRDRTIRSAIVKRRLDGRVPVAALGIDGDEHGDTVKHGGPEQALCVFAAEHYAHYERLLGRPLARPAFGENLTTAGVGEHDVCVGDVLRIGTALCEVSAPRSPCYRVGAHHAAKRFPLWMEESGKTGFYLRVVRAGRLAAGGAVELVHRPHPHATIAACNRVKHRERGDLDATAALLVPALGASWRATFERRLAGALEDPAPRRFGPVGA; encoded by the coding sequence ATGAGCGGCGGCGCGCGGGTGCTCGCCGTCCACGCCGGCGCGGTCGCCGACCTGCCGTACCGCGACCGCACGATCCGCAGCGCGATCGTCAAGCGCCGGCTCGACGGCCGCGTCCCCGTCGCCGCGCTGGGGATCGACGGCGACGAGCACGGCGACACCGTCAAGCACGGCGGTCCCGAGCAGGCGCTGTGCGTCTTCGCCGCCGAGCACTACGCGCACTACGAGCGGCTGCTCGGCCGCCCGCTCGCGCGGCCGGCGTTCGGCGAGAACCTGACGACCGCGGGCGTCGGCGAGCACGACGTCTGCGTCGGCGACGTGCTGCGGATCGGCACCGCGCTGTGCGAGGTCAGCGCGCCGCGCAGTCCCTGCTACCGCGTCGGCGCGCACCATGCCGCGAAGCGCTTCCCGCTGTGGATGGAGGAGAGCGGGAAGACCGGCTTCTACCTGCGCGTCGTGCGGGCCGGCCGGCTCGCCGCCGGCGGCGCGGTCGAGCTGGTCCACCGTCCGCATCCGCACGCGACGATCGCCGCGTGCAACCGCGTCAAGCACCGCGAGAGAGGCGACCTCGATGCGACCGCGGCGCTGCTCGTGCCGGCGCTCGGCGCCTCGTGGCGGGCGACCTTCGAGCGCCGGCTCGCCGGCGCGCTGGAGGACCCGGCGCCGCGCCGCTTCGGGCCGGTGGGCGCGTGA
- a CDS encoding TetR/AcrR family transcriptional regulator, which translates to MAAEPQTPEPALTGRSARKRAAILDAAAEVFLECGYVGTSMDGVAARAGVSKQTIYKHFADKEGLFTALVLHAVEGVEARIGAASPVPLDPDDLVPTLRELAQRLHAAIVNPEVLRLRRLVAGEALRFPELGRLYYEQGFLRGISTLAVALEQLAERGLLAIEDPETAAAQFAGLVLWTPANRALFVGDAPDPDPEAPARLAAAAVEVFLAAYGTRAE; encoded by the coding sequence ATGGCAGCAGAACCACAGACCCCCGAGCCAGCCCTCACGGGCCGCTCGGCGCGCAAGCGCGCGGCGATCCTCGATGCCGCCGCGGAGGTGTTCCTGGAGTGCGGCTACGTCGGCACGAGCATGGACGGCGTCGCCGCCCGGGCGGGCGTCTCGAAGCAGACGATCTACAAGCACTTCGCCGACAAGGAGGGGCTGTTCACCGCGCTCGTCCTGCACGCGGTCGAGGGCGTCGAGGCGCGGATCGGCGCGGCGTCGCCGGTGCCGCTCGACCCAGACGACCTCGTACCCACACTGCGCGAGCTGGCGCAACGGCTGCACGCCGCGATCGTCAATCCGGAGGTGCTGCGGCTGCGGCGCCTCGTCGCCGGCGAGGCGCTGCGCTTCCCCGAGCTGGGCAGGCTCTACTACGAGCAGGGCTTCCTGCGCGGGATCTCGACGCTCGCGGTCGCGCTCGAACAGCTCGCCGAGCGCGGGCTGCTGGCGATCGAGGACCCCGAGACGGCGGCCGCGCAGTTCGCCGGGCTCGTGCTGTGGACGCCGGCCAACCGCGCGCTGTTCGTCGGCGACGCGCCGGATCCCGACCCCGAAGCCCCTGCCCGCCTCGCCGCCGCGGCGGTCGAGGTGTTCCTCGCCGCGTACGGGACGAGAGCGGAGTAG